The Halorhodospira halophila SL1 genomic sequence TGCGCGAGACCGACGCCTACACCTGGACCCGGGACGCCGAACTGGCCGTGGACAACCCGAGCAAGGCCCTGGGCCACACCGGGCAGCCGACCACCCGCGCGGTGCTCAACGCCCTCACCGAGCGCTTTGCCGGCGTCGAGGAGCGCCTGACCCTGGCCTCGCCCTACTTCATCCCCGGTGCCGAGGGCACCGCCGGGCTGACCGGCCTGGCGCAGCGCGGGGTCGAGGTCGCGATCCTCACCAACTCGCTGGCCGCCACCGACGTGGCCCTGGCCCACAGCGGCTACGCCCGGCGCCGGCAGACCCTGCTTGAAGCGGGGGTCGATCTCTACGAACTGCGTCCCAGCGCCTGGCAGCACTACCGCGCCGACGCCGCCTTTGGCCTGGGTGCCTCGCGGGCGAGCCTGCACACCAAGGGGGCGGTCTTCGACGGCCGCGCGTTCTTCCTCGGCTCCTTCAACCTCGACCCGCGCTCGGCCCACATCAATACGGAGCTGGGGGTCTTCGTCCGCGATGCTGGGATGGCCGAGACGCTGGAGGCGATCTTCCAGCAGGCCGCCGAGCCCCGCTTCGCCTACCAGCTGCACCTCTCGGACCGGGGCGCCGTGCGCTGGCAGGACGACACCGGCGCCACCTACCGCCGCGACCCCAAGGCCGGCTGGTGGCGGCGCTTCGTGGCGGGTTTCGCGCGCCTGCTGCCCATCGAGTCGCAGCTCTAGGCCAGCTGCTGCGGGCTCGCCATGCCGTCGAGCGCCGGCTCGAGGGCCTCGAGCAGTGCCCGACGCGCCTCCGGCGTGCGCGCCCGGGTGGCCTGCTCGACCACCGCCTCGGTCAGGTGCGGCGCAAAGAGGTGGATGAAGGCGTACATGAACCCGCGCAGGTGGCTGCCCCGCCGGAAGCCGATGCTGGTGGTGCTCGGCGCAAAGAGGTGGCTGGCGTCGCGGGCCACCAGCCCCTCGTCGGTGTCCGGGTCGAAGGCCATGCTGGCGATGATCCCCACCCCCACCCCGAGCTGCACGTAGGTCTTGATCACCTCGGCGTCGGTGGCGGTGAAGACCACCTCCGGGTCGAGCCCGGCGCCCTGGAAGGCCGCATCGAGCTGGGAGCGGCCGGTGAAGCCGAAGACGTAGGTGACCAGCGGATGGGCGGCCAGGGCCTCCAGGGTCAACGGCTCGGTCTCGGCCAGGGGGTGATCGGCGGGCACCACCACGCTGCGGTTCCAGCGGTAGCACGGCATCATCACCAGGTCCTCGAAGTGCTCCATGGCCTCGGTGGCGATGGCAAAGTCCACCTCGCCCCGGGCGGCGAGCTCGGCGATCTGCATCGGCGTGCCCTGGTGCATGTGCAGGCTGACGTTGGGGTAGCGGGCGCGGAAGCGCTGGATGACCCGCGGCAGGGCGTACTTGGCCTGGGTCTGGGTGGTGGCGATGGTCAGCTGACCGCGCTCCTGGCCGGCGTAGTCGGCGGCGATGGCGCGGATGTTGCGCGCCTCCTCGAGCAGTCGGGCGGTGGCCTCGATGATGCGCTCGCCGGCCGGGGTCAGATGGGAGAGGCTCTTGCCGCTGCGCACAAAGATCTGCACCCCGAGTTCGTCCTCGAGGGCCTGGATCTGCTTGCTCACCCCGGACTGCGACGTGTATAGGGCGTCCGCCGCCGCCGAGATATTCAGGTTGCGGTGGACCACCTCGTGGATGAACTGCAGCTGCCTGAGCTTCATGGCCGTCCCTCGTGGCGCCGGATGGTCGCGGGCCGGCCCCGCCTCCTCGCCGGGCCGGCCCCTTTCCAGCGTACACCTGCGGATCCGGCTCAGCAGGAGGCGGGCTGGCGCGACTGCCGCGACTCGTCGCCGAAGAACCAGGGCCGCAGGCGCACCCCGACCACATTGCCGAGGAAGGCGAAGACCAGCCACACCCAGCCGTGGAGGCTGCCCGAGGCGATGCCGCCGAAGTAGGCGCCGATGTTGCAGCCGAAGGCCAGCCGCGCGCCGTAGCCGAGCAACAGGCCACCGATGATCGACGCCGCCAGTGCCCGGGGCGGGATGCGCAGGCTCGGCGCCAGGCGCCCGGCGAGCACCGCCGCCAGCAGCGCGCCGAGGATGATGCCGAAGTTGACCACCGAGGTGGCGTCGGCCAGCACACTGGCCTCCAGCGCCCGGGCGTTACCCGGCAGCTGCCAATAGCCCCACTGGGCCACCTCGATGCCCACCGCCTCGAAGCCCTTGGCGCCCCACAGGGCGAAGGCGGCGGTGATCCCCCAAGGCCGTCCGGAGAGGATCAGGGTCAGGGCGTTGAGCAGGGCCAGGGCCACCGCCCCCCAGATCAGCGGCCACGGGCCGCGCAGGAACCGCTGCCAACCGGCGCGCTCGGCCGCCGCCGGCTGCTCCAACGCGCCGTGGCGGCGGCGTTCGAAGTACACGGTGCCTGCATAGATGGTGGCGAACAACGCCAGGCTCAGGGCCAGACCGCCGGTCACCCCCAGCCCCTCGACCACCGACACCGCCTCGAAGGCCGGCCGATCCCACCACCAGTCGACGTGGTGGGTGGCGATCACCGAGCCGAGGATGAAGCCGAGCAGCGTGATCACCATCCGTGCGTTGCCGCCGCCGACGGTGAACAGCGTCCCCGAGGCGCAGCCGCCCCCGATCTGCATGCCGACCCCGAACAGGAAAGAGCCCACCACGACGGCCA encodes the following:
- the cysB gene encoding HTH-type transcriptional regulator CysB is translated as MKLRQLQFIHEVVHRNLNISAAADALYTSQSGVSKQIQALEDELGVQIFVRSGKSLSHLTPAGERIIEATARLLEEARNIRAIAADYAGQERGQLTIATTQTQAKYALPRVIQRFRARYPNVSLHMHQGTPMQIAELAARGEVDFAIATEAMEHFEDLVMMPCYRWNRSVVVPADHPLAETEPLTLEALAAHPLVTYVFGFTGRSQLDAAFQGAGLDPEVVFTATDAEVIKTYVQLGVGVGIIASMAFDPDTDEGLVARDASHLFAPSTTSIGFRRGSHLRGFMYAFIHLFAPHLTEAVVEQATRARTPEARRALLEALEPALDGMASPQQLA
- a CDS encoding YeeE/YedE family protein, whose amino-acid sequence is MSSSITLTARGRVAPVAGWASLGLLAIGALYLWQFISPTQAALLIVGGAFGVVLYHAAFGFTAAWRVFINERRGRGLRAQMVMLAVAVVLFFPLLDAGSAFGNELSGYVFPVGVAVVVGSFLFGVGMQIGGGCASGTLFTVGGGNARMVITLLGFILGSVIATHHVDWWWDRPAFEAVSVVEGLGVTGGLALSLALFATIYAGTVYFERRRHGALEQPAAAERAGWQRFLRGPWPLIWGAVALALLNALTLILSGRPWGITAAFALWGAKGFEAVGIEVAQWGYWQLPGNARALEASVLADATSVVNFGIILGALLAAVLAGRLAPSLRIPPRALAASIIGGLLLGYGARLAFGCNIGAYFGGIASGSLHGWVWLVFAFLGNVVGVRLRPWFFGDESRQSRQPASC